The Corynebacterium sp. SCR221107 genome includes the window TTGTGGTCTAACAACTGGGGAAACTCTGGATGAGCTTCAGGAAATGAAACGATAGCTTCCTTTCGCGGACTCAGATGCACCCAAGAACCTGGCATCATGGTTGATTTCCTGCCCGTCTCCGAGCTTTCTTCGCGCCGACAGGCGGGGGAAATTTCTCCGGCCGCATTTCCGTTGCGCACGGTAGGGCCGTGCAGAGATCGTTTCCTCATGGCAGATGATCGCGAGTGACAGCCGTGATGTGCCTTGGCATGGCCTAGGGCTTGGCAACCTGGAATGAAAGACCCCTCCAATGCCTTTCGATATTCCTGCCCAGCATGTCCGTCGTCGCCGGTGTGCTTCCAGAGTTGTACCCAGCCGCGACCTTAGAATTTTGACATTTACTTCCACTTTTCCTTCATATTTTCGAAAAGGATGATCCTTTATGAACGCAATTGACAAACTTGCCCAAGCTGGCACCTCCACCTGGCTTGATGATCTGTCCCGTGAGCGCATTACGAGTGGAAACCTCAAGGAATTGCTTACCACCAAGTCCATCGTCGGCGTGACCACCAACCCAGCGATCTTTGCCGCAGCAATGAGTAAGGGAACGGCATACGATGCACAGATTGCTCAGCTCAAGGCCGCAGGCGCATCCGTCGATGAAGCCGTCTACGCAATGAGCATTGACGACGTTCGCGATGCGTGCGATATCTTCGCGGAGACTTTCGAGGCCTCGGGCGGCGAGGATGGACGCGTGTCCATCGAGGTCGACCCGCGCATTTCCGCCGACGCCGAGGCCACCCTTGCCCAGGCTCGCGAGCTGTGGGCCAAGGTCGATCGCCCGAACGTCATGATCAAGATTCCTGCAACCCCTGGCTCCCTGCCAGCCATCTCTGATGCTTTGGCAGAAGGAATTAGCGTCAACGTGACCCTGATTTTCTCCATCGAGCGCTACCGCGAAGTTATCGCTGCGTACATCGATGGCATCAAGCGTGCCGCAGCCGCCGGAGTGGACGTGTCGTCCATTTACTCCGTGGCCTCTTTCTTCGTCTCCCGCCTCGACACCGAGGTCGACCGCCGTCTCGAGGAGATCGGTTCAGCTGAGGCACTCGCCCTGCGCGGCAAGGCTGGCGTGGCCAACGCGCAGCTGGCCTACGCCCTGTTTGAGGAGGAGTTCGCCAAGGCCGAGCTACCTGTTGGCGCCAATGTACAGCGCCCGCTTTGGGCCTCGACCGGCGTGAAGAACCCGGAATACTCCCCCACGCTGTACGTCACCGAACTTGCCGGACCTCACACGGTCAACACCATGCCGGAAGCAACCATCGACGCCGTCCTTGCCGCCGACGACATTCGTGGCGCCACCTTGGGCGATGCCACCGCTGCCGGCACGATGGAAGCCATCGCCGCCGCTGGAATCGACTTTGCCGACGTGTTCGAGGTTCTCGAGCGCGAGGGTGTGGACAAGTTCGTTGCAGCGTGGAACGAACTGCTGGAAAAGATGGGCGCTCGCCTGGCCTAATTATTGGAACTAACCCGGCGGGGTAGATACATCCCGCCGGGTGCGGACAGGTCAACGTCGGAGAGCTAGCGTGCGACTTGTTGTCGCGCACCCTCATCCAGCACCTTCCTTAGCGGCGACTCGAAGATGCGGAATTTTTTCCCAGCTGCCCGCACCAAGCGCCCATTTCACGGTGCCCTCGCCCAGCTAGCACGAGCACGCAAGGTTGGTGCACAAGGCAACTGGCACTCTGATTGCAATAATCTGTGAGCAATCGGGCAAAAACAAGCCTATTCTCACACACGACGGTGTGGATGGGTAAAATCCAAGGACGTGAATGAACCAGTGACTACTAGCAATCCATTTGAAGGATTGATTACTCCTTCGGACTCGAGCGAGCCTTCCGATGCCCGGTTCGGCGACGAGACATGGAGCAACCCTCTTCGAGACAAGCAAGACAAGCGTCTCCCCCGCATCGCCGGGCCTTCTGGCATGGTTATCTTCGGAGTCACCGGCGACCTCGCGCGCAAGAAACTCCTGCCCGCCATTTATGACCTGGCTAACCGTGGCCTCCTGCCCGCTGGTTTCACACTCGTCGGCTACGGTCGCCGCAACTGGTCCAAGGCGGAGTTCGAGGCCTACGTTGAAAAGGCCGTCAAGGCTGGTGCCCGCACCGACTTCCGCGATAACGTGTGGGCACGTCTGGCCGAAGGCATGGAATTTGTCACTGGCAACTTTGACGACGATGCCGCCTTCGATAACCTAGCCACTCGCCTGGGTGAGCTTGATGTTGAGCGAGGTACAGCAGGTAACTGGGCGTTTTATCTCTCCGTACCGCCGGACAACTTCTCCGATGTTTGTCATCAGTTGCAACGCTCGGGCATGGCCCAGGGACCAGGTGCCTCATGGCGTCGCGTGATCATTGAAAAGCCCTTCGGGCACGATCTAGAGTCCGCCAAGCAGCTCAATAACCTCATCAATTCGGTATTTCCCGAAAGGTCGGTCTTCCGTATCGACCACTACCTGGGCAAGGAAACCGTCCAGAACATCATGGCATTGCGTTTTGCCAACCAGCTTTTCGATCCGTTGTGGAACTCCCACTACGTTGACCACGTGCAAATCACGATGGCCGAAGACATCGGTCTCGGTGGCCGCGCAGGCTACTACGACGGCATCGGCGCTGCCCGTGACGTCATTCAAAACCACCTCATTCAACTATTGGCTTTGGTGGCCATGGAGGAACCGATTGACTTTACCCCGGAGGAACTCCAAGCAGAAAAGATTAAGGTGCTGCGCGCAACCACACCGGTAGAACCCTTCGCTCGAACTACAGCCCGTGGCCAGTACTCCGCCGGCTGGCAAGGATCCGAGTTCGTTCCTGGTCTACGCGACGAGGAGGGGTTCGATCCTGACTCCACCACCGAAACCTATGCGGCCTGCACGCTGATGATCAATTCCCGTCGCTGGGCCGGTGTCCCCTTCTATCTCCGCACAGGCAAACGCCTCGGCCGACGGGTCACCGAAATCGCGCTTGTATTCAAGGATGCGCCACACCAACCCTTTGATGCCGGAACCAGGCATGCCCAAGGCCAAAATGTGGTGGTCATTCGCGTCCAGCCCGACGAGGGCATGCTCATGCGCTTCGGCTCCAAAGTCCCCGGCTCAGCCATGGAAGTCAGGGACGTCAACATGGACTTCTCCTACTCTGAGGCGTTTACCGAAGAATCCCCTGAGGCTTACGAGCGCTTGATCCTTGATGCCCTCCTCGACGAGGCGAGCCTATTCCCGACCAACGAAGAGGTTGAGTTGAGCTGGAAGATCCTGGATCCGATTTTGCAGTATTGGGCCAAATCCGGACGCCCGGAGGAGTACCCGGCGGGTACCTGGGGACCAGAGTCCGCCGACCGCATGCTGGCACGCGAATCCCGCGTCTGGCGCCGCCCTTAGCCGCCACCGAGTGGTTGATTTTCAAAAGGAAAAGCCATGATCTTTGAATTACCGGATTCAAACACCCGGGAGATCGCGAAAACGCTCGTGCGTATTCGCGACACCGGCGGCCAGGTCACCACCAGCCGCGTTCTCTCGCTCATCGTCATCGCCCATCAAGAGGATGACGTCGAGGCCGTCATCAGGGCGACAAACGAGGCCTCCCGCGAGCATCCCTCCCGTGTCATCGTTCTTATCCAAGGCGATGAGTCCGCAGAACCCTCACGCATCGACGCAGAGGTCCGTATCGGTGGTGACGCTGGCGCCTCGGAAGTGATCCTGATTAACCTTGACGGCAAGGTGTCGAAGAATCTCGTCCACGTGGTCACTCCGCTGCTACTGCCGGATACCCCCATCGTTGCCTGGTGGCCGTATTCCGCTCCGGTGGATCCCGCATCCGATCCCATGGGCCAGATTGCACAGCGCCGCATCACCGATTGTTTCTTCGATG containing:
- the zwf gene encoding glucose-6-phosphate dehydrogenase, yielding MTPSDSSEPSDARFGDETWSNPLRDKQDKRLPRIAGPSGMVIFGVTGDLARKKLLPAIYDLANRGLLPAGFTLVGYGRRNWSKAEFEAYVEKAVKAGARTDFRDNVWARLAEGMEFVTGNFDDDAAFDNLATRLGELDVERGTAGNWAFYLSVPPDNFSDVCHQLQRSGMAQGPGASWRRVIIEKPFGHDLESAKQLNNLINSVFPERSVFRIDHYLGKETVQNIMALRFANQLFDPLWNSHYVDHVQITMAEDIGLGGRAGYYDGIGAARDVIQNHLIQLLALVAMEEPIDFTPEELQAEKIKVLRATTPVEPFARTTARGQYSAGWQGSEFVPGLRDEEGFDPDSTTETYAACTLMINSRRWAGVPFYLRTGKRLGRRVTEIALVFKDAPHQPFDAGTRHAQGQNVVVIRVQPDEGMLMRFGSKVPGSAMEVRDVNMDFSYSEAFTEESPEAYERLILDALLDEASLFPTNEEVELSWKILDPILQYWAKSGRPEEYPAGTWGPESADRMLARESRVWRRP
- the tal gene encoding transaldolase; translated protein: MNAIDKLAQAGTSTWLDDLSRERITSGNLKELLTTKSIVGVTTNPAIFAAAMSKGTAYDAQIAQLKAAGASVDEAVYAMSIDDVRDACDIFAETFEASGGEDGRVSIEVDPRISADAEATLAQARELWAKVDRPNVMIKIPATPGSLPAISDALAEGISVNVTLIFSIERYREVIAAYIDGIKRAAAAGVDVSSIYSVASFFVSRLDTEVDRRLEEIGSAEALALRGKAGVANAQLAYALFEEEFAKAELPVGANVQRPLWASTGVKNPEYSPTLYVTELAGPHTVNTMPEATIDAVLAADDIRGATLGDATAAGTMEAIAAAGIDFADVFEVLEREGVDKFVAAWNELLEKMGARLA